A region of Salmo trutta unplaced genomic scaffold, fSalTru1.1, whole genome shotgun sequence DNA encodes the following proteins:
- the LOC115190160 gene encoding histone H2B: MPEPAKSAPKKGSKKAVTKTAGKGGKKRRKSRKESYAIYVYKVLKQVHPDTGISSKAMGIMNSFVNDIFERIAGESSRLAHYNKRSTITSREIQTAVRLLLPGELAKHAVSEGTKAVTKYTSSK, translated from the coding sequence ATGCCCGAGCCAGCAAAGTCCGCGCCCAAGAAGGGCTCCAAGAAAGCCGTCACCAAGACCGCAGGGAAAGGCGGCAAGAAGCGCCGAAAGTCGAGGAAGGAGAGCTACGCCATTTACGTGTACAAAGTGCTGAAGCAGGTCCACCCCGACACCGGCATCTCCTCCAAGGCCATGGGAATCATGAACTCGTTCGTGAACGACATCTTCGAGCGTATCGCCGGAGAGTCCTCTCGCCTGGCCCACTACAACAAGCGTTCCACCATCACCTCCAGGGAGATCCAGACGGCCGTGCGCCTGCTGCTCCCCGGTGAGCTGGCCAAGCACGCAGTGTCCGAGGGCACCAAGGCCGTGACCAAGTACACCAGCTCCAAGTAA